In a single window of the Micrococcaceae bacterium Sec5.7 genome:
- a CDS encoding YigZ family protein, which produces MADVADPRESRATAYTTLARGPDSRHELEIKRSRFITVLRRTEDEESARSLVAGLRREFHDARHHCSAFVLGPDRDVQRSNDDGEPSGTAGIPMLEALIRRETVPGVTDLSDLSAVVVRYFGGILLGAGGLVRAYSESVSAALDLAPLVRRSRLRICAVEVDHAAAGRLENDLRSAGFVMAETSYGAHNTMLRLALTDDQREIAGAAERLASMTSGRVGLRPEGTEWLDVPIA; this is translated from the coding sequence GTGGCTGATGTGGCGGATCCCCGGGAGAGCAGAGCCACGGCTTACACCACGCTCGCGCGCGGTCCCGATTCCCGCCATGAGCTCGAAATCAAACGGTCCAGGTTCATCACGGTTCTGCGCCGCACCGAGGATGAGGAATCCGCCCGTTCGCTGGTTGCCGGTCTTCGCCGTGAGTTCCACGACGCCCGCCACCACTGCTCCGCCTTTGTCCTGGGACCGGACCGGGACGTCCAGCGCTCAAATGACGACGGCGAGCCGTCCGGCACCGCCGGCATCCCCATGCTGGAAGCACTCATCAGACGCGAAACCGTGCCCGGGGTGACGGACCTCAGTGACTTAAGTGCCGTCGTCGTACGCTACTTTGGCGGAATCCTGCTCGGTGCGGGCGGGCTGGTCCGCGCCTATTCCGAATCCGTATCCGCCGCCTTGGATCTGGCGCCCCTGGTGCGGCGAAGCCGACTTCGGATCTGCGCCGTCGAGGTGGATCACGCCGCCGCTGGGCGGCTGGAGAACGACCTCCGGTCAGCCGGATTCGTTATGGCGGAGACCAGCTACGGGGCGCACAACACCATGCTCCGGCTTGCACTGACGGATGATCAGCGTGAGATTGCCGGCGCAGCGGAGCGCCTCGCGTCGATGACGTCGGGACGCGTTGGGCTTCGGCCCGAGGGAACGGAGTGGCTTGATGTCCCGATTGCCTGA
- a CDS encoding GNAT family N-acetyltransferase, whose translation MSRLPDAEQGPGAHQPHVRLADVDENMLEQLLGLALHDAEPDEVTPPLGTGAGWNPERIAWFRAYHRGAAAGLNGPAQEKSWAVLSADQLAGSIRLKRAGLHVVGAGDTEEGAIAVETGIWLGRGFRGQGVGTAALRLVLAAARRAGVHSVVARTTRGNPGAQRILTASAANLAFDGDSVTAVVALTPPD comes from the coding sequence ATGTCCCGATTGCCTGATGCCGAACAGGGGCCGGGCGCACACCAGCCGCACGTCCGTCTGGCGGATGTCGACGAGAATATGCTGGAGCAGCTGCTTGGACTGGCGCTCCACGACGCGGAACCGGACGAGGTCACTCCCCCGCTGGGGACCGGCGCAGGCTGGAATCCTGAACGCATCGCTTGGTTCCGGGCCTATCACCGCGGGGCTGCCGCAGGGCTTAATGGTCCGGCGCAGGAGAAGAGCTGGGCTGTCCTCAGTGCAGACCAGCTGGCCGGTTCCATCCGCCTCAAACGGGCCGGGCTGCATGTAGTGGGAGCAGGAGACACTGAGGAAGGCGCAATCGCAGTGGAGACGGGCATCTGGCTGGGACGGGGCTTTCGCGGCCAGGGCGTCGGCACTGCGGCCTTGCGGCTGGTCCTCGCTGCAGCGCGGCGGGCCGGAGTGCACAGCGTGGTGGCCAGGACCACCCGAGGAAACCCTGGTGCGCAGCGGATTCTCACCGCAAGCGCCGCGAACTTGGCGTTCGACGGCGACTCGGTCACCGCCGTCGTTGCCCTCACTCCGCCGGACTAG
- the coaE gene encoding dephospho-CoA kinase, whose translation MLKIGLTGGIASGKSVVAARLRELGALLIDADALARDVVEPGTAGLTAIVEAFGPGMLDSAGRLERAGLGAVVFNNPERLAVLNGIVHPLVRERAAAVIAAAPAGAIVVQDIPLLVETGQGSGFHLVLVVDAPDDIRAQRMLDHRKMSADEARSRMAAQASRENRLAAADAVLENTGTLAELHESVDRLWRQRFEPFSVNLREGAVAPRAGGPVLTSADPDWPRQAALLAARLKAAAPDAVLAVDHIGSTSVPGLDARDVIDLQLTVVDLETADRIAPELAAAGFPKWPGNWADDPKPPHPHPELWQKRLHGNADPGRPVNLHVRAADSPGRRFALCFRDWLRDDPAALGEYLAEKRRVSARHAENSTTAGYAASKERWFTAVAGPAMEAWAQRTAWVPPSYFP comes from the coding sequence GTGCTGAAGATCGGATTGACGGGCGGTATCGCCTCAGGCAAGTCAGTGGTGGCTGCGCGGTTGCGTGAACTCGGCGCCTTGCTCATCGACGCGGATGCCCTGGCGCGTGACGTGGTTGAGCCGGGCACGGCAGGCCTCACAGCCATTGTGGAGGCCTTCGGACCAGGCATGCTGGACAGTGCCGGCAGGCTGGAACGCGCAGGACTGGGCGCCGTGGTATTCAACAACCCTGAGCGGCTTGCGGTGCTGAATGGCATCGTCCATCCCCTGGTCCGGGAGCGCGCCGCAGCGGTGATCGCCGCCGCTCCGGCCGGAGCCATTGTGGTCCAGGACATTCCTCTGCTGGTGGAGACCGGCCAAGGCTCCGGCTTCCATCTGGTCCTGGTCGTGGACGCGCCGGATGACATCCGCGCACAGCGCATGCTGGACCACCGGAAGATGTCGGCGGACGAGGCGCGGTCCCGGATGGCGGCGCAGGCTTCACGGGAGAACAGGCTGGCTGCAGCCGACGCGGTGCTGGAGAACACCGGTACCCTCGCAGAGCTCCACGAGTCCGTGGACCGCCTGTGGCGGCAGCGGTTTGAGCCCTTTTCCGTAAACCTCCGGGAAGGCGCCGTTGCTCCCCGGGCAGGCGGGCCTGTGCTGACGTCCGCAGATCCGGACTGGCCGCGTCAGGCGGCTCTTCTGGCTGCCCGGCTCAAGGCCGCAGCCCCGGATGCTGTTCTTGCTGTGGATCACATCGGTTCCACCTCCGTGCCGGGGCTGGACGCCAGGGATGTGATCGACCTGCAGCTGACTGTGGTGGACCTGGAGACTGCAGACCGGATCGCCCCTGAGCTGGCAGCGGCAGGCTTTCCGAAGTGGCCCGGCAACTGGGCGGACGACCCCAAACCCCCGCATCCGCACCCGGAGCTGTGGCAAAAACGGCTGCATGGGAACGCGGATCCGGGAAGGCCGGTCAACCTCCATGTCCGCGCCGCGGATTCTCCAGGCCGGCGCTTCGCCCTGTGCTTCCGCGACTGGCTGCGGGACGATCCCGCGGCGCTGGGGGAGTACCTTGCGGAGAAGCGCCGCGTGTCCGCACGGCACGCCGAAAATTCCACCACCGCCGGTTACGCCGCATCCAAGGAACGCTGGTTCACGGCGGTTGCCGGTCCCGCCATGGAAGCGTGGGCGCAGCGCACAGCGTGGGTACCGCCGTCGTACTTCCCCTGA